In Canis lupus dingo isolate Sandy chromosome 32, ASM325472v2, whole genome shotgun sequence, the following are encoded in one genomic region:
- the TMEM150C gene encoding transmembrane protein 150C: protein MDGKKCSVWMFLPLVFTLFTSAGLWIVYFIAVEDDKIFPLNSAERKPGVKHAPYISIAGDEPPASCVFSQVMNMAAFLALVVAVLRFIQLKPKVLNPWLNISGLVALCLASFGMTLLGNFQLTNDEEIHNVGTSLTFGFGTLTCWIQAALTLKVNIKNEGRKVGIPRVILSASITLCVVLYFILMAQGIHMYAARVQWGLVMCFLSYFGTFAVEFRHYRYEIVCSEYQENFLSFSESLSEASEYQTDQV, encoded by the exons ATGGATGGGAAGAAATGCAGCGTATGGATGTTTTTACCTCTTGTATTTACTTTGTTTACTTCAGCTGGATTATGGATAGT ATACTTTATAGCTGTGGAAGATGACAAGATTTTCCCATTAAACTCAGCTGAAAG aaaaccTGGTGTGAAGCATGCACCATATATAAG TATTGCAGGTGACGAACCTCCTGCCAGCTGTGTGTTTAGTCAAGTTATGAACATGGCAGCATTCCTAG CTCTTGTGGTAGCTGTTCTACGCTTCATACAACTGAAGCCCAAGGTCTTAAATCCGTGGTTGAATATTAGTGGATTGGTGGCgctgtgtctggcttcctttggGATGACCTTACTTGGTAATTTTCAG CTCACAAATGATGAAGAAATCCATAATGTCGGAACTTCTTTGACCTTTGGGTTCGGCACGTTGACCTGCTGGATCCAGGCTGCGTTGACACTCAAAGTCAACATCAAGAACGAAGGACGGAAAGTTGGAATTCCACGAGTTATTCTGTCAGCATCTATCACTCTCTGTGTGGTCCTCT ATTTCATCCTCATGGCCCAGGGCATCCACATGTATGCAGCCAGGGTCCAGTGGGGTCTGGTCATGTGCTTCCTGTCTTATTTTGGCACCTTTGCTGTGGAGTTCCGGCATTACCGTTACGAGATTGTTTGCTCCGAGTACCAGGAGAATTTCCTAAGCTTCTCAGAAAGCCTGTCTGAAGCTTCTGAATATCAAACCGACCAGGTGTAA